The Malus domestica chromosome 10, GDT2T_hap1 genome contains a region encoding:
- the LOC103446303 gene encoding uncharacterized protein → MRAIVSGMWKRAALRRKLQILRSLTKTKSVKRSSIIMDALLHIYMLKLKLEAVQIEYLHLMAIKTDYINLIKHLQVPKEVKVEKIKEGFLVRVKCEKAKDTLVSVLEAFEEMGLNVAQARVSCNNYFSMEAIAAVDDGENKDQMDVRVVTQAILRATKINQDGKETRECIVVPQVNNS, encoded by the exons ATGAGAGCTATAGTCTCCGGGATGTGGAAGAGAGCAGCATTGCGCCGAAAGCTTCAAATTCTAAGGAGCCTTACCAAGACAAAATCC GTCAAGAGGAGCTCCATTATCATGGATGCTCTACTCCACATTTATATGCTGAAACTCAAGCTTGAAGCAGTCCAAATAGAGTACTTGCATCTCATGGCTATCAAAACAGATTACATAAACCTAATCAAACATCTTCAAGTCCccaag GAAGTGAAGGTAGAGAAGATTAAGGAAGGGTTTCTTGTGAGAGTGAAGTGCGAGAAAGCGAAGGACACTCTGGTTTCGGTTTTGGAGGCATTTGAAGAAATGGGTCTTAATGTTGCGCAGGCTAGAGTTTCATGCAACAATTATTTTTCCATGGAAGCCATTGCAGCTGTAGATGATGGCGAAAACAAAGACCAGATGGATGTGAGAGTCGTAACACAAGCAATACTAAGGGCCACCAAGATTAATCAAGATGGAAAGGAGACGCGTGAATGCATTGTAGTTCCCCAGGTTAATAACTCTTAA